AACAAGATCAGCTTCCTGATATGCTTGGATGGCATCAGGTCCCACTGAAGAAGCTAAATGATAATCTTCTTTTAGCTCATCATTTCCATCAGATAGTGTACCACCCTCCTTTTCACCTAATTGTATGATTCTTGCATCAGCTTTTATTCCTTCTATTGATTTGACAGTTGATCTCTTTCTTTTCCGAGAAGATGACTGTTTATCTCTTTCTCCTTGATACTGCTCTCCATTGCTATTTGGAACACCCCGAAATCTATTAAGACGCTTTTGCCGCTTATCATAATATACACGAAGTACCTgtaaacagaaaataaattagtttaaacCAAACAAATTATTACAACCAATTGGACACTAATGGTTGCCCCGGAGAAAGGGCGGTGGGATCAAATAACAATAGGCAAAATATACTTTACCTGTTCCAAGGTCAGATTAAGATCCTTTGCAATCTTTTCACAGTCTCTATATGAaagtttttcatttaaattatcctTCACGATTCGCTTAAGGAGCTCAGAACGCTGATCAGACGTCATAACTCGAACCGAAGCCCATGATCGATTAAGGAAAACCTGCAATAATCACTTAGCTTTTACATTTCACTTAGCAGGCTGTTACAATGGATATAGATGCAAAGCAGCAGCAGATATAACTTATAAATAACAGAAAAGTTTGCAAACCTAACACATATCGCCTGTACGAATTTAACCATGCTTATAAATAGGAAATTCCTAATCATCCACAAAAAGTAATACACATACAAATACTTACACTGACTGTTGAATGTAGCATCACACTGACTTTCTATTACCATTGTAAATTTTTCAAACAAGTTTAAATCTAACAAAATTCAGTGAGACATTATCTCCTATTTTTACAATCTATTCTTAGAACTAAaattctaaataataatttttattttaccttttcAAGTATGATATGTGCCATGAATTTTAGACTCTACATTTCTGTCTAGTGCATACCTCGTGAACAGCAGACCCAGGGAATGCATGCAAAGCAGCTCTTGAATCAGCAGCTGCATAACAATATTCCAAAGTTTTCCAATAGTCATCAACAGCTTCCCCATTAGAAAAGATGAAATCATGCCTGATTCTAGGACGAAGGTCAAGAGAACTAGAAGTAGATGTGGCAACCAGTGATAGTGGTTCCTCTATGTAAGGTTTAAGCTCCATAGCATGGGTCAAAATGGCATGTGGTGCCTTTAATCTGTTATCTGAACATTCATCAGGTACCAGCCGAATCAACTACATCACCAAATAATGCCAGTCAAAGAAACAGTAATATGCAATGCAGGAGCAGAGAGAAATTCATCAAAAAAGAATCTATACAGAACTAACTATTCTAATTTAAAACAAACATACTGATTAAAACGTATAATCCCCTAGAAactgttttaattttgttgatcaggaatttttatattaatatattcagGAGTTTGCATGCTCTAATAATATTTCATTCTACCAATATACCATTCAAACATATTCCAGCTCTCGTCTTTCCcagcaattaaaataaaatatgctgCTACTTTGAATTTCAGCAATTCAAAGTAAGCCTGCTCAGAATTGAATTCCAGCATAAATCCATTATATTTGAACAGCTTCAAATTTGAATTCCGCTAATGCATGTCAACTTTGCTATCATTATATTCCTATTAACCTACGTTCATACAAACAACAACCGTGAAACAAGACATGAAGAAAAGGGAATTCTTCAAGCAGATAGTTAACCAATATAACGTTGCACCAGTTACAAGTGTGTCTAGAAGAAAAGGCATTCTTCCACAGTAGCTACCACTTACTTTATATCAAGGCAAGAAAATCATTGAGCCTTGTTTATCTAAAAATCAAATGTTAAAATTCACATTCTAGGATCAATAACTTAGAACAGCCATCATTGTCTTACAACAATGTCACTAACATGTCAAACCGCATAATTGGATTGGTAGAATGAAACCCAGCTTTTTCATGGTAAAAAGCAACTAAATGGTTTCAAAAGAGAAATCACAGTGAACATATTAATGATGCAAAAGTTTCCAGAAGAATGAAATATTCCTACATGATTAACCTCCTGGAAACTTGGCTAAGTAATTGTACCTTCAAACGCCTTAGGATGTCAATGAGCAGTGAAAGTCTGCCAGTTGCCTGAGTATCCATTAGAAGCCTATACTCATCAATGGGAAGATCAGAAAGACACAAGCCTCTCTTACACTTCTCAATCATATCATCAAACTTTAGAGTAGTTCCCACAACTTGTACGAAAAGTTCAAGTGGAATGGCCTTGATGGCTGCTTCCAATGAAAATAAAATGCATGAACCATGAAGATTTTTCTGACCATGCAGGTATCTCTCAAGTGATAAAACATCATTCCAACCATGAAAACTACTCAAGAAACCCCAAAAAAACCTATGAAGCAGTTTCAAGCGTACCATTTTTGCCAGCACAAAACCATTGGCACGCATGGCTTCTGATTTAGCAGCCTTGGCTTCTAAATCAACATGGTTTGGAGTTCTCTGGACACCATCTAATACAGGAATTGAATCATTGCTTTTCAACTTCGATGTTGCATGGCCACGGACTTGCATTTCAAATGATCTCAACCTGTCATGAATTTCACTCAGCAGCTCCGGATGTAATGCTTCAACAGACGGGTGCAGAACCACCTGAGTAATACGGCTTCGGCCACAATTAGTTACAACAGGCACATTAATGTGCATGCATTTGCAGTGCCCTTGTTGCTGAAGCTTCTTTAACATTCGATCAACAGTCTTCCTGTCCAATTTTGTGCTCTTGTCCTTCTCAAGTTCCACAAGCCATCGATACAATTCAGGTCTTAAAATAAACTTCTCATCCTGTATAAGAAAACTAGAATGAAATTTGTATTTCTAGAATTTGTTAAGGATGATAAACAAGTTTATAATCTCAAACTACGTTAGCCAGACTCAGAGGTGAGTGTCAAACAGAGGCACGTCTCAAACATAGGTATACATGATTTTTCCTtagtttttcatatatttggaggatcATACCCTCATACTCAGGCCCAAATATGTGTCAGACAGAGCTGTCAAATAAAGGTACCAAGGGAAAACGAGGAGTTTGCGTAACATAGATCTCGATTTAAGCCTTCAGTCAAGTGCCTGGAGAAAAAATAGTACCTGTAAACGTCCAAGCATCCTTTGCTCCCTTCGAGCACCATCAGCAGTCAGAACTTGACTTGAATAGGTCTGATATGAGCCAGAATCAGGAGGCCTCAACAAATCAAGTCCTATAGGCTGTGGTGGAGCAGCACATATTTGGCTTTCAGTACTAACTAAATCAAGTTCTGCTTCACAGGCAGTATTACTTTGTTCAGTTGGAAGCCCTTGTGTGTTGTCAGAATACAGAACAATATGGTTAGTTTCTCCAGGGGAGCCACAGGAAATTTCAGTACCATTTTCCAAATCATTCACTTTCAGGGGAGTAAAAGAATCACTTGCAGAAGCTGAAGGATTATACTCTAGAAGATTTTGGTTCAGTTCATCAGGAACTCCTGAATGGCCAACATCAAGATTAGAGATCTGCTTTTCATCATCAGCATTTTTTGATTTAATCAAAAATGCATTTGATGATTTACAAGAATTCCCAGATGTCCAAACTCGATAAGCTGTAGTCTTTTTGTGGCTTTCAGCTTGCAGGTGCATCCCAAACCTAGAGAACATGTTAAAGAATCGAGAATAGCTTCTTTTCTTGTCAATTCCAAGCCTCTCACATACCTGCTCATACCATATATGAACATGAGAGAGTTACCAGTTTGGAAACAAATGAAATACATTTGAGGGAACTTCATGCAAAATCAGACATTGAAAAGGCACAGATAATTAAAGGTTTAAAACTACACACaataatatgattaaaacataaaaaaaactagtaaaagctgaaataactataaaatagatCATTACAGCTATCTACCAGTTACAGCATTTTCAGGCATAAATCAGTATACTGTAGTACATTAAAATCAGTATGCTTCTTTCGGACAAATGAGTGGTAGCAAGTGCTGCCAAGCACACTCATGTCATGAATAATATACATGCATATCGAGTTTTGAATCATCTGCGTAGCATCAAAGCGCAAAGACACTACAATTATATTGAGGCAGTATATTGCTGATCTCACAATTCCCTGACAACAAAATCTTAGCCTAGGGGGAAGAAGCTTATGCGGTATTAGAGCTAAGGTTCGAACCCTAGTGTCCCAACCCATCCCCCAATTAACCAATgtaccaaaagaaaaataaaaactatatcACCATCTTGATGGAAGTAAGAGTCTTAACATAATTGAACTAGATGATAACCATAAATCCAAGTGAATCTCTTCAGCTAAGTTGGAAAAAGAACAAGCTGTAAGACTTGCTAAGACTTGATTGAATAAACAGCTTGTTTATGCTTTTTCTACTCCATTAACAGTATGCAGtacatatttgaattgaatttcaTCTTTCTTAAAGCATGATTAGTAAATATCTAAAGGCCTTGATTTACATTTTAAGATCCACTCTTCAGCTTACAACAAACTAATATTTGTCAAAAACACAGCATCATAGCCATTAAGATCAACAAGATCATAACAAAGAAAAGTCAAGAAAATATATATGCACCGTCATAACCGGTAAACCCTCAGATCCTTCAGCATCGACCATATCATAAATTTGATTATCAATGGGAAGCTCTACAATCTGGTCTACATCCAGAATTGACTTTCCAAACTTCAGCTGTTGTCCTTTGTCAAGATTAGCATCACACCTGAGAAGTTTTGGCTCAAAATTCTTTTCAGGAAAGCTCTTCACCAACCTTAGGCAAAATTCAACctaaagaaaatagaaacaaatCACAAATGAACACTCACTTAGATAGTGCAGAAGTAGACAGaatatttttccataaaatataATCTAGAATGTTTTACATGATTTTATATGGTATAATTGACTGCAAGGATCTGTATTGGTAATACTGGCCAAGAAAGCACAACCAAAGGCATGGAATAGTTTATCAACTTCATATAAAAGAAATCTTATCTTGCGCGTCAAGGCAAAAAATACTCTTCATAAAAGATGTATAACCTTGTTTACTTAGTTTATCTAAAGCTTAtgatattgaataaattttattaattagtcAACAGTTACAAAGTTATATAAGGTTAGAAAGAATATacaacattaaaaacataatcaGGAATAGAAGGTTAAACAATTACACATCAGCTATTAGGGAACATATataaaaaggaataaataaaataaaataagaaaaggtTTTAATAAAGAAGGATTCAGCAGCTCCTCGCCAGTTGGAGAATAGAACGAAAGAATCCATTTTAACTAACTGCCCCAAAATGCTTAAAACTTAGATGAGTCGATTTGAGCATGATTTGAAAATAGACAAACTTCAACcagaaaaagaagagagaaagaaagagacAGGAAGAAGACTTTCTAGAAAAGCTTATTAGAAATCCTCACAAGGTGTAAGCCCATCAACATAACTTTTTCTGGAAATTTCTATTCAGCATaaatgaagaaaaagtaaaatggAATCTTGCAAAAGCATGAACTAAGAACTATATAGTTTACATCACCTTCTCATTCACAACAGCATGCAAATCCTCGACGAGACCAGCATCTTTTAACCTGCGGTAGATCTAATGGCATATATGCAGCCCATGGTATGAGGAAGACAAATTCAAAAAATCACTAGAGAGGAGCAGATTGTGGACTAGACAAAATTAAAATGAAGCCCCCCCCCCTTTTTCTTTGGCCCTTTTGAGAGAGAAATAAAGATAGCAATCTTACATTTCTCCAGGCTTTGTGGCCTCTGGATCTTGTATAACCTAAGTCTCGTTTAATATCTGAGACAACAAGAACCTTCAATAGAACGAAAATCAGCATAATGGCATAACATCAAATCCATGAATCTAACAACATTCTGAATATGATTGACCTTTCCATTGGCTTCTTCCAGTTTATCACAAACAACTTTCATTGCAGGTAGATAATCAGTCACAGAAATATTTTCTTTCCCATTTTCTGTAGCAAATCCATAGTCATCTGAAGCATTTTCTTCACCGTATGCAAGGGTTTCAACAGTTTGTTCTTCTTTATTAATCTCAAACTTCTGTTGAGAGCCCAAACGCTTCGCGTATCTATGCAAGTATATCAAATTGGTGGTCACAGATGAACTGATTTTGGAGTCCCCTTCACTGCAATGTTCTTTCTTCCTAACAAGTGCCGGTTGTTTCACAATCAACCCTCTACATTCaaggttttttaatatataaaagaagtTCTTCCCTTCAATACCAAATTCCTTTGCAAGCTGACTTTGTGTCACTCCATTTGTTCTGCAAGTACCATCTGTTAATAACCTATCTCTCTTTAACATCACTACAAATGTGGCTTCACAAAGAAGTGAATAAGACTTAAGATTTTACCAACCAAGTTACGCTTACCAATATTAATCACTAACTGCAAAATCATAAACCCTAATGCAATAACACTTTCTGGAGTACATAACAATTATATATCTCTATGTATTTCCAGTAGTTATTAGTCCTCCCCTCTTCCCATCAATTTTCTACACTTCAATAAGcctcatataaaaataaaaaggacgaATGAATTCACTTCATGTTGTAGTACTTTAACAATCAGGTCATGTAGCTAATAATTAAAAGAGTATATAGCTGCAATACACCGAATTTTGAATTTCAAGGTGATTAATCAGAATAATCTGCATAACTTATTAGTTCATCCTAGACAATCTAAATACAAAATTCTCATAAACCCACCATTTTGAAAATTAGCTTACCTTGAGAACTTCAATTTGAGAGAAGGTATTTAGATttcaaatttagtataaattGTGTGACAAGACAAACATAAATAGTACCTTCAAATTTATTTTCCCTGAATGATGCCTATTGAATGGTAAATgttaaataagtattatttgaGATTTTGGAATTCACCTTCTTATACCTTTTGCAATATGAGGGAATATAACCCCTTAACTAATTTATGCATAGTATGTGCTTTCTGTTCTCGCAAATTGTCCAACTAATCAATTGAAAATCTTATCCTCTAAATTCATCAGAAAAACATAGTATCACAAGTAACTTCACAAGATCCCAAAAAGAAAAATCAGATAACAAAAGGAAACTAAACCTAGCAACAGCGAGTCTTTCCAGAGTGCGACGTTGTTGAGATGAGATTtgaacattttcatcataaaggCCAACGAAGTTATTTCTAAGCGTTTCATGGGCTAAGATTATGATATCGAGTTTCTCGGCACCTTCAGCGCATTGAATGGAGGCATCGGTAGGGCTAAGAAACGCAGCGTTTCGCGGCATGAACCGAAGACCGGGGATGGAGAGGAGATTTTTCCAAAGGGAGGCTTTGAGAGGAGGAGGGATGTCGAGATTGGTGCAGAGAGAGGAAAGAGAAATGCCTAGCTGCCCGTGGAAGCATATTTCTTCCAGAGCTGAGGTGATGATGGAATCCATCTTGGTCGGTTGCTCTTTGGAAGTCCCAAAAGAGGAAACAGTTTTGCACGAACATGAAAGAACAATTTTTTAGTAAGAGAACAGACAAAACCCAGTTGGCTTGCAGCAGTGTTCGCCGCAGACGGCGAGCTAGAGGGAGATAGACACGGGATATGCGAGGAAGTCAGTCGGATAGAGAAAGAATTAGATCCCGAACTGACCGGACCGGATCCGATGGATACAAAATTGAAGGCGGTGGGCTGGCCCATATCAGTTGATAACTAACTTGCTCCATATTTGGTAATTGGTCAAGAGTCCATCAAACCCGTCAATGCACTACTTTTTTGGGGATTCGGAAGGAACAACCACTCTTCCAACGGTTAAGTTTTAGTTTAATATTACTTCTTACtagtatttttaaattaaaaaatacttttgaataaaatttaaaattttttatttttatttttagttaaaaaaaggtactattataaaatattttttaacacttttaaaaaatttaaaagtattttatccTAAAAATacttcttaaaaataatattaaactcgCTCTAAATCCAAAAATTCCTCCAAACCTCCTatcattaatcaatttattcCCCATTCCGACGACTGGCTGATCCAATAAATATCCTCCCATggcctaatttttttatttgaaaaatatcataacaataaatgtaataaaaatgtcgataattaaactaaattttgaaatttgaaaagtgaaGTGAGTAAATTAATGTTGGTGAAGTCAAACATCAATATCCATGAAAGTCAGGCCAACAACTTTCCCACCCAATGCATGTAAATAAACTCAGGATACATGTCATGTCCCAACGCTCATTCCCAGCAACAAGAAAACGATTTTCAGCCGTTTTCCATTACCTCCAATTTAGCAACTCAATTTACCAACTAAAGCAAACCCATGCTTTCTTTCTGAAAACTGTGCGTAAGCCCCAGTACTCCCATTTCTTAACTCTTTTCCTCGATAAGCAATTACATGTATCTGGTGACAATCTCTGCTACGCCCGCCACGTGTTCGATCAAATACCCAACTGTAGAAACCAATTCCTTTGGACTTCCCTCATACGCTCCCATGTTTTCAACGGTTATTTTATCCAAGCTATCATATTGTACTCTAGAATGCTGTGTAAAAGTATATCCCCCTCTGGGTTCACCTTCTCCTCTGTTCTTAATGCCTGTGCTCGCGTCCCGGCAGTGTTCGAAGGCAAGCAAGTTCATGCGAGAGTCGAAAAATCAGGACTCTTGGGGAACAATGTTGTGCAAACAGCATTGCTTGATATGTACACAAAGTGTGGATTCGTGTTGGACGCCGAAAGAGTGTTCAATGGTATGGAAGAGAAAGATGCGGTTGCTTGGACAGCTATGATTTGTGGTTACACTAAGGTGGGATTAATGGATAAAGCGCGGTTCTTATTTGATGACATGGAGGGACGCAATATGGTTTCTTGGACAACTATGGTTGCTGGATATGCAAATTATGGTGACATGGAAGCAGCCAAGGACTTGTATGACACGATGATGGAGAAGAATTCGGTTGCTTGGCTTGCTATGATCGCAGGCTATGGGAAGTGCGGTGATGTTAGTAAGGCTAGAAGAATATTTGATGGAATAGTAAAGCCAGACGCTTCGTGTTGGGCAGCAATGTTGGCTTGCTATGCACAGAATGGATATGCAAAGGAAGCTATAGAGATTTATAGGGCAATGAGAGGTCAAAATGTCAGAATTACGGAGGTTGGAATGGTGGGTGTTATTTCTGCTTGTACTCAAATTGGAGATGTTAGTATGGCGGAGGCATTGGCTAAGGAATTGGAAGAAGGATGCTGTGGTAAGTCGTGCTTGTATGTATTAGTAATTGCTAGTGTGGTACTCTAATTAAATGCTTTTTTTTTCCCCTCATTGCATGATAAATATAGGTAGGACGCTCTTTGTGTCAAATGCGTTAataaacatgcatgcaagatGTGGATGCATGGAGCAGGCCTGGATGGAATTCTGTAGAATGAAGCAGAGGGATGTAGTATCTTACAGCACAATGATCACAGCCCTTGCTGACCATGGAGAGTGCCAGGTAGCTTTGGCTTTATTCTCAAAGATGCACAAGGAAGGAATCAAACCAAACCAAGTTACATTCATAGGCGTCCTTAATGCCTGTAGTCACGGTGGATTGGTTGAGGAAGGATGCAAACTCTTTGAGCTAATGACAGTTGTTTTTGGCATAGTGCCCTTAAGTCAACACCTTACTTGCATGGTTGACCTCCTTGGAAGGGCAGGCCACCTTGAGAAGGCATATAATCTTATCATTGAATATGGAGATGCCTGGGATGCTGGAATTTGGGGTGCTTTGCTTGGAGCTTGTAAGGTTTACGGTAATGCTGCACTGGGTGAGATTGCCTCTAATCATCTCTTTGAAATTGAGCCTGAAAATGCTGGAAATTATGTGCTTTTGGCCAATATTTATGCTTCACTAAATAAATGGGAGGACGCAGAGAAACTGAAGAAGATGATTTCTGAAAAGGGAAAGAGGAAATCTCCTGGTTGTAGCTGGGTGCCAAGTTGAGGAAATCCTGTGCATTATTTTTGCATTACATGATTGCTTAAGGTTCACTCCTTTTCGATCTTAAGCAAGCATGGCCCGCATGCATGTGTTCGGCCATTACAAGTAACTAAATTAGCCCATGGAATTGATTTGATGATCCAATGCGCACGGATTTGGGTTCTACGATGTAATTGACTGAAAAAAAGGGGGGCAAATGCACCTCCTTGCTATCCACTGGCAAGCTAAATCTATAATTTATATAATCTATAATATGTATAGAAAAGCAATTTTGAATTGAGGAGaattactttattattaattatatctttttaatttaattttaatttaaaaaatatcacaTGTCACAAAATGATTGACGAAAAGATATTTTTTAATGGTTGAGGTAATTTGTGTAATGAAATATAGTTACCACTTGGTGTAATAGAGTATAGTTTGGGTACCATTTGTGACAGGGACCAGAAATAAGTTGTATATTTCTACGATagcaaaagtaaaattttacaattttaataacctatatctttataatttttaaaagatttaatcaattttttttcatttttagagggtcaaaatgtaattttattatatattaatttaatttttttttaattataaaaagactaaaagcgaaatttttcattttaagagaAGCCGAGTTCTTCTCCAGCCCCTTAGCTCCTGATATCAACTTAAGGAAAAACAGTATAATTTTATGGTTTAAacctaatatttttatgttgagTACAGAAAAATACAAAGCTGACCGCTTGAATCTTAACAAAACCTCCAAAGTGTCGCCACATTATTGAGAAGAGAGGAGGGGAACTGAAAATTACCTAACACCTTAAAGCAGAATACCAACAAAATCTAAGGCTCAAACTCACTCGTGGTTGGAGACAAAAAAACGATTTCTGCTACACtatatgtgtatacatatatttaaagAAATGATTACTTACTGCATTTTGGTTGACCCAGCATGCACCCCTTTTGCATGGACAGCTATAAAGGTTGTCGAGCCAATTATGAAAGCAATTTGTGGTGAACTCCGCCCCTAATCTAATCCCAAACTGGTTGGGACTGGTTAATCCATATCGGCTATACAAGCCAAGGTGCCACCTGCCCCTCCGGTGCTTAATATATGTTTATGCATGGTTGGTGAGTGACATGGCTTTTCTACATCTACCTAGCCCTAATTAAGCTGATGATAGTTACAATTCCATCTTTCTATTTATTAGTTGATTTGTGTTGTTTCGTTATCCGAATAAACACAAAAGAGCTCCCTTCATTCCCCCGatcaatatattttaaagtacaattaaattaaaaataaaaatatatttcgaTAATGACAATTTCAATCAATCTCAATATGTCTACATGAAAACAAGCATTGGATCAGCACCTAAAAACAAGCAACTAGTTGGCCTCAACTCAAATCAACAAATATATGATTAAGGTTTATGGTTATAGCTGAAGCTTGAAGGAGGCACGTTCACCATCTCATGATTGTCGTCAACTACTTCCCCCACCTCACTAACCAtttgtaaaataaagaaatatttcatgaaggaaaattaattaaaaatttattaaattcaaagaAAATCTTAATTAGATaatcaattaattttattaaaaaatgtaaagtaatagtgaaatattattttctttgaaaCCCCCAACAACATATCGGTGGTTGCATGATAAATTGCTTTAGTTTGACAATGTCATGTCTTATGCTTAGTTATTACCATACAAAATAGATGGACCCCTGAATATCATTGCTACTGTTTACTTTTCTgttggtaatatatatatatagttgcaTAGGCAATATAGAGCCTACAACACTTTTTGAATATAGGGTAGGATAGAACagccttttaatttatttacctATAGAATTTTGccttaatttaatcaattaggATATCAATACTGTTAAGATCTGGTGGTTCTCTTAATGAAGTGTATCTTCAACGCGTTGCTTATTCTTATGGTATTTTCCGTTACCAATCCGAAATTCGAATATAACTTTGAACTATTGATCTATAATCCGAGTAGATATGGAGGAATTTGGACCCTACAAGATAGAGATATTAAAGACTCGCATGTTCTTGGGTGTTCGCACACAGACAATACAAAGTCAAGTGGGTAGTTCGATGAACACATGTTAAGTCTAAAACAGTATACATGTTGACATATATGGAACATACCCAAAACGTCATTTCTATAAACTGTAATCATATCTTAAAAATTCCCAATTCCCCTCACTGAGAGGACGAGCAACAAAAcacttatttaaatttttagagGGGTGATGATTTgtacccaaaagaaaaaaattatacctCTGATGCCTTTTGCTTAACATTCAGAGAGAACAACAACATATAGAatacagagagagagagagatttttCATGCACAATGGCTTTAGGATCATTCTATCCTATGTAACTAATCTTTTTGAGGTCAAACTACAACTtagtaaataaaattattttatcaatgtTAAATTTAACCAGAATGTTTATCCATTTtgttattttggttttgattttgttattattttggtgttaaatttttaaattttagttaaattattttttgttggataaaaaaattgactaaattattaaaattttagttacacTAACATGACAACTTAGTTCAAgtgtatttcataatttttttttataaatatttaaaaattcaacgaatttttaaaaaattataattttttttaaattatccaCGTCAGAAATGATGTAAGCATAGATATCACTTGGGCTACCACATCAAtactatcaaaattttaatagttcaatTAATTTTTCGTCTA
The sequence above is drawn from the Gossypium hirsutum isolate 1008001.06 chromosome A05, Gossypium_hirsutum_v2.1, whole genome shotgun sequence genome and encodes:
- the LOC107963158 gene encoding putative pentatricopeptide repeat-containing protein At5g37570, encoding MHVNKLRIHVMSQRSFPATRKRFSAVFHYLQFSNSIYQLKQTHAFFLKTVRKPQYSHFLTLFLDKQLHVSGDNLCYARHVFDQIPNCRNQFLWTSLIRSHVFNGYFIQAIILYSRMLCKSISPSGFTFSSVLNACARVPAVFEGKQVHARVEKSGLLGNNVVQTALLDMYTKCGFVLDAERVFNGMEEKDAVAWTAMICGYTKVGLMDKARFLFDDMEGRNMVSWTTMVAGYANYGDMEAAKDLYDTMMEKNSVAWLAMIAGYGKCGDVSKARRIFDGIVKPDASCWAAMLACYAQNGYAKEAIEIYRAMRGQNVRITEVGMVGVISACTQIGDVSMAEALAKELEEGCCGRTLFVSNALINMHARCGCMEQAWMEFCRMKQRDVVSYSTMITALADHGECQVALALFSKMHKEGIKPNQVTFIGVLNACSHGGLVEEGCKLFELMTVVFGIVPLSQHLTCMVDLLGRAGHLEKAYNLIIEYGDAWDAGIWGALLGACKVYGNAALGEIASNHLFEIEPENAGNYVLLANIYASLNKWEDAEKLKKMISEKGKRKSPGCSWVPS
- the LOC107962191 gene encoding uncharacterized protein; translated protein: MDSIITSALEEICFHGQLGISLSSLCTNLDIPPPLKASLWKNLLSIPGLRFMPRNAAFLSPTDASIQCAEGAEKLDIIILAHETLRNNFVGLYDENVQISSQQRRTLERLAVARTNGVTQSQLAKEFGIEGKNFFYILKNLECRGLIVKQPALVRKKEHCSEGDSKISSSVTTNLIYLHRYAKRLGSQQKFEINKEEQTVETLAYGEENASDDYGFATENGKENISVTDYLPAMKVVCDKLEEANGKVLVVSDIKRDLGYTRSRGHKAWRNIYRRLKDAGLVEDLHAVVNEKVEFCLRLVKSFPEKNFEPKLLRCDANLDKGQQLKFGKSILDVDQIVELPIDNQIYDMVDAEGSEGLPVMTVCERLGIDKKRSYSRFFNMFSRFGMHLQAESHKKTTAYRVWTSGNSCKSSNAFLIKSKNADDEKQISNLDVGHSGVPDELNQNLLEYNPSASASDSFTPLKVNDLENGTEISCGSPGETNHIVLYSDNTQGLPTEQSNTACEAELDLVSTESQICAAPPQPIGLDLLRPPDSGSYQTYSSQVLTADGARREQRMLGRLQDEKFILRPELYRWLVELEKDKSTKLDRKTVDRMLKKLQQQGHCKCMHINVPVVTNCGRSRITQVVLHPSVEALHPELLSEIHDRLRSFEMQVRGHATSKLKSNDSIPVLDGVQRTPNHVDLEAKAAKSEAMRANGFVLAKMVRLKLLHRFFWGFLSSFHGWNDVLSLERYLHGQKNLHGSCILFSLEAAIKAIPLELFVQVVGTTLKFDDMIEKCKRGLCLSDLPIDEYRLLMDTQATGRLSLLIDILRRLKLIRLVPDECSDNRLKAPHAILTHAMELKPYIEEPLSLVATSTSSSLDLRPRIRHDFIFSNGEAVDDYWKTLEYCYAAADSRAALHAFPGSAVHEVFLNRSWASVRVMTSDQRSELLKRIVKDNLNEKLSYRDCEKIAKDLNLTLEQVLRVYYDKRQKRLNRFRGVPNSNGEQYQGERDKQSSSRKRKRSTVKSIEGIKADARIIQLGEKEGGTLSDGNDELKEDYHLASSVGPDAIQAYQEADLVEAVNKPGSHEEDEAHYSLIIQNSFLKMKPTRRKRILWTDEADRELVTQYARYRAALGAKFHRVDWTSLDGLPAPPRACARRMTNLNRSAKFRKALMQLCNVLSERYKMHIEKSQNRSSNNSDCRLLRFSSIEHGMEYGEDAGFEKERWDDFDDRKIKSALVDVLHFKQIGKLEASRKKQQGSEMVLATTQDGNFGIPGAEQHKGSNQSSQHHRFHQKLVKLWNIGNGVGRQVHESLAVSNAVELFKLVFLSISIVPPSPNLLTETLRRYSEHDLFAAFSYLRDRKIMIGGTCGQPFVLSQQFLHSISKSPFPCHTGKRAANFSAWIHEREKDLMEGGINLTADLQCGDIFHLFSLVFSGELSVSPCLPDEGVGEAEDLRSLKRRAEDNELCDVDKAKKLKSIAEGEFVSRREKGFPGIMVSVYSSTFPAANSLELFKDEETFNPELLNEESSTNLDHMKEMIEFRNSVTTASKSAGSPWEAMAGYTEHLLAKPSDEGQGSHFDSEIIKVVCTEIQKAGDQGLSIEDVYSLVKMPGEKTPEIIIDTLQAFGIAKKVNAYDSVRVVDALYHSKYFLASVSSFHRDLKTPLLLTSQAKDGGNSVQQDNKSPDAAKLLGSSSVSDVHKVTILNLPEEHALPSNEVPTSNANEICMYGKEVLSQGDDEDMICKPFSGERLVPILPWLNADGTINRMVYNGLIRRVLGTVMQNPGIVEEDIVCQMDVLNPQSCRKLLELMILDRHLIVKKMLQTTGSGPPALLATLVRSSCRKSKMVCREHFFANPTSTFFL